In one Denitratisoma sp. genomic region, the following are encoded:
- a CDS encoding nickel transporter, which translates to MESLPNDWLALMFLVFMLGVKHGLDADHLATIDGLTRFNARRNTRLARYCGFLFSLGHGAIVVAIALVVGTLAHSWAVPEWMEDLGAWISITFLALLGSLNLVAVLSAQPDQVVQPVGLKGRFLGRLQRTGNPLLIAAVGALFALSFDTMSQATLFALTGTQFGGVSHALTLGLIFMLGMMLMDGVNGLWIARLIRRADRLACIASRVMGLAVGGLSLLVAGFGFARYASPEVGAWSDGKELAFGLAFVAVIALSFLLALKLARSEPVRAQS; encoded by the coding sequence ATGGAATCCCTACCGAACGACTGGCTGGCGCTGATGTTCCTGGTATTCATGCTGGGCGTGAAGCATGGCCTGGATGCCGATCACCTCGCCACCATCGACGGCCTGACCCGCTTCAACGCCCGCCGCAACACGCGCCTGGCGCGCTACTGCGGCTTCCTGTTCTCGCTCGGCCACGGTGCCATCGTCGTCGCCATCGCGCTGGTCGTCGGCACCTTGGCGCACAGCTGGGCCGTGCCGGAGTGGATGGAAGACCTCGGCGCCTGGATTTCCATCACCTTCCTCGCGCTGCTCGGCAGCCTGAATCTGGTCGCCGTGCTCTCCGCGCAGCCGGACCAGGTGGTGCAGCCGGTGGGATTGAAGGGGCGTTTCCTCGGCCGTCTGCAGCGCACCGGCAACCCGCTGCTCATCGCCGCCGTCGGCGCGCTGTTCGCGCTGTCCTTCGACACCATGAGCCAGGCGACGCTGTTCGCCCTGACCGGCACGCAGTTCGGCGGCGTGTCGCACGCACTGACTTTGGGGCTGATCTTCATGCTCGGCATGATGCTGATGGACGGCGTGAACGGACTCTGGATCGCGCGCCTGATCCGCCGCGCCGACCGCCTCGCCTGCATCGCCTCGCGCGTCATGGGGCTGGCGGTGGGCGGGCTGTCGCTGCTGGTCGCCGGGTTCGGCTTCGCCCGCTACGCTTCGCCGGAAGTCGGCGCCTGGTCAGACGGCAAGGAACTCGCCTTCGGCCTCGCCTTTGTTGCCGTGATCGCCTTGAGCTTCCTGCTCGCCCTGAAGCTCGCCCGCAGCGAACCTGTGCGTGCGCAGTCGTAG
- a CDS encoding acyl-CoA dehydratase activase — MKYVAGVDVGSTQTKAIIVDENKAIVGRALLDMETSMVTVAQDAFRAALDNAGIAEGDVVWVAGTGYGRYKVTFGREQVTEISCHARGAVSLFPMTRTVIDIGGQDTKAIRVGADGKVEDFTMNDKCAAGTGRFLGAASYALEMPLAELGPLAMKSTNPVRITTTCTVFAESEIISHLAKGIPSEDVLMGVHQAIASRCVSLARRVGIEPEVTFTGGVSRNVAMVRLIEELIGMRINVSQDAHFCGALGAALFSHDRMFGAAAQPALAMAEEA, encoded by the coding sequence ATGAAATACGTTGCAGGAGTGGACGTCGGATCGACGCAGACCAAGGCGATCATCGTCGACGAGAACAAGGCCATCGTCGGGCGCGCGCTGCTCGACATGGAGACCAGCATGGTGACGGTGGCGCAGGACGCCTTCCGCGCCGCGCTCGACAACGCCGGCATCGCCGAGGGCGACGTCGTCTGGGTGGCCGGCACAGGCTACGGCCGCTACAAGGTGACCTTCGGCCGCGAGCAGGTGACGGAGATCAGCTGCCACGCGCGCGGCGCGGTCTCGCTGTTCCCGATGACGCGCACGGTGATCGACATCGGCGGCCAGGACACCAAGGCGATCCGCGTCGGCGCCGACGGCAAGGTCGAGGACTTCACCATGAACGACAAGTGCGCCGCCGGCACCGGGCGCTTCCTCGGCGCCGCCTCCTACGCCCTCGAGATGCCCCTCGCCGAGCTGGGCCCGCTGGCGATGAAATCGACCAACCCGGTGCGCATCACGACGACCTGCACGGTGTTCGCCGAGTCGGAGATCATCAGCCACCTCGCCAAGGGCATTCCTTCCGAGGACGTGCTGATGGGCGTGCACCAGGCCATCGCCAGCCGCTGCGTGTCGCTGGCGCGGCGCGTCGGCATCGAGCCGGAAGTGACCTTCACCGGCGGCGTCAGCCGCAACGTGGCGATGGTCAGGCTGATCGAGGAGTTGATCGGCATGCGCATCAACGTCAGCCAGGACGCGCATTTCTGCGGCGCGCTGGGCGCCGCGCTGTTTTCCCACGACCGCATGTTCGGCGCAGCGGCGCAGCCCGCCCTCGCCATGGCAGAGGAGGCTTGA
- the nikR gene encoding nickel-responsive transcriptional regulator NikR, translating to MERFTISLDEKLAKEFDRLIRERGYSNRSEAVRDILREKLEASRLAREEAPDCIAALSYVYNHHERDLAERLTAQSHDHHDLTVSTMHAHLDHDNCLETVILRGPTAAVRAFADSVTAERGVRHGALNLIPADVNAGRKHHHGHHHGPDHPYHVHSRPKS from the coding sequence ATGGAACGCTTCACCATCTCGCTCGACGAGAAGCTGGCCAAGGAATTCGACCGGTTGATCCGCGAGCGCGGCTACAGCAACCGCTCGGAGGCGGTGCGCGACATCCTGCGCGAGAAGCTGGAGGCGAGCCGCCTCGCCCGCGAGGAGGCGCCCGACTGCATCGCCGCGCTCTCCTACGTCTACAACCACCACGAACGCGACCTCGCCGAGCGGCTCACCGCGCAGAGCCACGACCACCACGACCTCACCGTGTCGACCATGCATGCCCACCTCGACCACGACAACTGCCTCGAGACGGTGATCCTGCGCGGGCCGACTGCGGCGGTGCGCGCCTTCGCCGATTCCGTGACGGCCGAGCGCGGCGTGCGCCACGGCGCGCTCAACCTGATTCCCGCCGACGTCAACGCCGGCCGCAAGCACCATCACGGCCACCACCACGGGCCGGACCACCCCTACCACGTGCACAGCCGGCCGAAGAGCTGA
- a CDS encoding ATP-binding protein → MPKRPDPKPAQETQVYLPTLPAHVLDRPPEGVGEDVWIDVIRKMDEVYSDLLQYEVALEEKNAKLEETQKFIFSVLTSMSDVLVVCDRHGVIQEVNQALADLVGKSEAELRGTPLIDLFADDASREQARRFLRDLHSERIQDCELHFKCRYAPEMPVAVNCTPRLSPVGKFVGMVMTGRPVGDLRRAYDQLRQAHEDLKLAQQQLIHSEKMASLGRLVAGVAHELNNPISFVLGNVYALQRYGSRMQEYLAAIHAGRPAAEVAELRKSLRIDRLMEDMKPLIDGTIEGAERTRDIVAGLKRFSAQDRGEEETFNLAEVLERSVHWVAKASGSKIKVSLDVPKEIPVSGSSGQMQQVLVNLVQNAIDSTEHQPDARLDIRAEPRARSVVLTFRDNGPGFRDDSLGHVFDPFFTTKPVGKGTGLGLSISYGIVERHRGQLKASNHPEGGAVLTLTLPLAG, encoded by the coding sequence ATGCCGAAGCGGCCCGATCCCAAGCCGGCGCAGGAAACGCAGGTCTACCTGCCGACCCTGCCGGCGCACGTGCTCGACCGCCCGCCTGAGGGCGTCGGCGAGGACGTCTGGATCGACGTCATCCGCAAGATGGACGAGGTGTACTCCGACCTCCTGCAGTACGAGGTGGCGCTGGAGGAGAAGAACGCCAAGCTCGAGGAGACGCAGAAGTTCATCTTCAGCGTGCTTACCTCGATGTCCGACGTGCTGGTGGTGTGCGACCGCCACGGCGTCATCCAGGAGGTGAACCAGGCGCTCGCCGACCTGGTGGGAAAAAGCGAGGCCGAGCTGCGCGGCACGCCGCTGATCGACCTCTTCGCCGACGACGCCTCGCGCGAGCAGGCGCGCCGCTTCCTGCGCGACCTGCACAGCGAGCGCATCCAGGACTGCGAGCTGCACTTCAAGTGCCGCTACGCGCCGGAAATGCCGGTGGCGGTGAACTGCACGCCGCGCCTGTCGCCGGTCGGCAAGTTCGTCGGCATGGTGATGACCGGCCGCCCGGTGGGCGACCTGCGCCGCGCCTACGACCAGCTGCGCCAGGCGCACGAGGACCTCAAGCTCGCCCAGCAGCAGCTCATCCATTCCGAGAAGATGGCCTCGCTCGGCCGCCTGGTCGCCGGCGTCGCGCACGAACTGAACAACCCGATCAGTTTCGTCCTCGGCAACGTCTATGCCCTGCAGCGCTACGGCAGTCGCATGCAGGAATACCTCGCCGCCATCCACGCCGGCCGGCCGGCGGCAGAGGTGGCCGAGCTGCGCAAGAGCCTGCGCATCGACCGCCTGATGGAGGACATGAAGCCGCTCATCGACGGCACCATCGAGGGCGCCGAGCGCACGCGCGACATCGTCGCCGGCCTGAAGCGCTTCTCGGCGCAGGACCGCGGCGAGGAGGAAACCTTCAACCTGGCCGAGGTGCTGGAGCGCTCGGTGCACTGGGTGGCGAAGGCCTCGGGATCGAAAATCAAGGTCAGCCTCGACGTGCCGAAGGAGATTCCCGTCTCGGGATCATCCGGCCAGATGCAGCAGGTGCTGGTGAACCTGGTGCAGAACGCGATCGACAGTACGGAGCACCAGCCCGATGCCCGGCTGGATATCCGCGCCGAGCCGCGCGCCCGCAGCGTGGTGCTCACCTTCCGCGACAACGGGCCGGGTTTCAGGGATGACAGCCTCGGCCACGTCTTCGATCCCTTCTTCACCACCAAGCCGGTCGGCAAGGGCACCGGGCTGGGCCTGTCGATCAGCTACGGCATCGTCGAGCGGCACCGCGGCCAGTTGAAGGCCTCCAACCATCCGGAAGGCGGCGCCGTGCTGACACTGACTTTGCCGCTGGCCGGTTAG
- a CDS encoding ferredoxin family protein, producing the protein MTYVVTEACIQCKHTDCVDVCPVDAFREGPNFLVIDPNECIDCTLCVPECPVDAIYAEEEVPDGMQEYIALNAELAALWPAIVEKKDALPEAERWGRVKEKRDELRRE; encoded by the coding sequence ATGACCTACGTCGTCACCGAAGCCTGCATCCAGTGCAAGCACACCGACTGCGTCGACGTCTGCCCCGTCGACGCCTTCCGCGAGGGGCCGAATTTCCTGGTCATCGACCCGAACGAGTGCATCGACTGCACGCTGTGCGTGCCGGAATGCCCGGTCGACGCCATCTACGCGGAGGAGGAGGTGCCCGACGGCATGCAGGAGTACATCGCCCTCAACGCCGAGCTGGCCGCCCTGTGGCCGGCCATCGTCGAGAAGAAGGACGCCCTGCCGGAGGCGGAGCGCTGGGGACGCGTCAAGGAAAAGCGCGACGAACTGCGCCGCGAGTAG
- a CDS encoding ferredoxin--NADP reductase encodes MGVIVEAGLRRPPAALPPPGGAKWTAERVLSIRRWTPTLLSIRLTRHKGFRFTPGHYARLGLEGEGGAVWRPFSVVSAAYDEHLEFLAVLVPGGAFSARLERLAAGDTVLVEKASYGFLTLDQLAPGRELWLLASGSGLGPFVSILREPQVWQDFERLIVVHSVRREAELAYRDGILALPGEELFAGARAKLRHIPVVTREPGTAAFSARIPQLLGDGRLEAAAGVPLTREDARVMVCGNPEMARELRGQLSARGLQTGRRGVAGQMAFENYW; translated from the coding sequence ATGGGCGTCATCGTCGAAGCGGGCCTGCGCCGCCCCCCGGCAGCACTGCCGCCGCCCGGCGGCGCGAAATGGACGGCGGAGCGCGTGCTGTCGATCCGCCGCTGGACGCCGACGCTGCTCTCCATCCGCCTGACGCGCCATAAAGGCTTCCGCTTCACGCCGGGGCACTACGCCCGGCTGGGGCTGGAGGGCGAGGGCGGAGCGGTGTGGCGGCCCTTCTCCGTCGTCTCGGCGGCCTACGACGAGCATCTCGAGTTCCTCGCCGTGCTGGTGCCGGGCGGCGCCTTTTCCGCGCGCCTGGAAAGGCTCGCCGCGGGCGATACCGTGCTCGTCGAGAAGGCCAGCTACGGCTTCCTCACCCTCGATCAGCTGGCGCCGGGCCGGGAACTGTGGCTGCTGGCCAGCGGCAGCGGCCTCGGCCCCTTCGTCTCCATCCTGCGCGAGCCGCAGGTCTGGCAGGACTTCGAGCGCCTGATCGTGGTGCACAGCGTGCGGCGCGAGGCCGAGCTGGCCTACCGTGACGGCATCCTGGCGCTGCCCGGCGAAGAATTGTTCGCCGGCGCCCGGGCGAAGCTGCGCCACATTCCCGTCGTCACGCGCGAGCCCGGCACGGCCGCGTTTTCGGCGCGCATTCCGCAACTCCTTGGCGACGGCCGCCTCGAGGCGGCGGCCGGCGTGCCGCTGACGCGCGAGGACGCGCGCGTTATGGTCTGCGGCAACCCCGAGATGGCGCGCGAACTGCGCGGCCAGCTCTCCGCGCGCGGCCTGCAGACCGGCCGCCGCGGCGTCGCCGGCCAGATGGCCTTCGAGAATTACTGGTAG
- a CDS encoding acyl-CoA dehydratase activase, whose protein sequence is MYVAGIDIGSTYSKAILIDGERKVVGQAVRRTGFKLNQASEGVFEELLKNAGVAREDVTYVAATGYGRHTVAFRHTQVTELTAHAHAAAHLFPDTRTLLDIGGQDIKAVRVDGDGRVRAFRLNDKCAAGTGAFLEKTARYLGLTTADIGPYALRATKPVEVSSVCAVFAESEVINHLANGVPAEDIMMGAMVALGGRAVQLMRRVGLEAGYMLTGGMTHNAAMIKALEDNLKGKFNIAPNGLGQLNGAMGAALLGLRRAEKLLAEGKPIPPTAANLGAVDAPTRKRWSAIAVKKAAEPCAPGGDCPVVAKVTLHPAGAAA, encoded by the coding sequence ATGTACGTTGCAGGCATCGACATCGGATCCACCTATTCCAAGGCCATCCTGATCGACGGCGAGCGCAAGGTCGTCGGCCAGGCGGTGCGCCGCACCGGCTTCAAGCTCAACCAGGCCTCCGAGGGCGTCTTCGAGGAACTGCTGAAGAATGCCGGCGTCGCCCGCGAGGACGTCACCTACGTCGCGGCGACCGGCTACGGCCGCCACACGGTGGCCTTTCGCCACACCCAGGTGACCGAGCTCACCGCCCACGCCCATGCGGCGGCGCATCTCTTCCCCGACACGCGCACCCTCCTCGACATCGGCGGCCAGGACATCAAGGCCGTCCGCGTGGACGGCGACGGCCGCGTGCGCGCCTTCCGCCTCAACGACAAGTGCGCCGCCGGCACCGGCGCCTTCCTCGAGAAGACGGCGCGCTACCTCGGCCTCACCACCGCCGACATCGGCCCCTACGCGCTGCGCGCGACCAAGCCCGTGGAAGTCAGCAGCGTCTGCGCGGTGTTCGCCGAATCCGAGGTCATCAACCACCTCGCCAACGGCGTGCCGGCGGAAGACATCATGATGGGCGCCATGGTGGCGCTGGGCGGTCGCGCCGTGCAGCTGATGCGCCGCGTCGGCCTCGAAGCCGGCTACATGCTGACCGGCGGCATGACGCACAACGCGGCGATGATCAAGGCGCTCGAGGACAACCTGAAGGGCAAGTTCAACATCGCGCCGAACGGGCTCGGCCAGTTGAACGGCGCCATGGGCGCGGCGCTGCTCGGCTTGCGCCGCGCCGAGAAGCTGCTCGCCGAAGGCAAGCCGATCCCGCCGACGGCGGCCAACCTCGGTGCCGTCGACGCACCGACCCGCAAGCGCTGGTCGGCCATCGCCGTGAAGAAGGCGGCGGAGCCCTGCGCGCCCGGCGGCGATTGCCCGGTAGTGGCCAAGGTGACGCTGCATCCGGCCGGCGCCGCCGCGTGA